One window from the genome of Pseudomonas fluorescens encodes:
- a CDS encoding NTP/NDP exchange transporter yields MQSPLSLLQRQAKVRPEEAPAVLWSMLYVIALFLAYYLLRPIRDELGVAGGVQNLPWLFTGTLLAMLVASPLFALAVRKLPRKQFIVVSYRFFAANLMLFALLLHLADPQWQIWLGRAFFIWVSVFNLFVVSVFWSFMVDIFDSEQGKRLFGLLAAGATIGGLLGSAITSSLIQQLDRSWLMVIAILFLEVAVLASRRLSRLAPMFSHTTHKENPDQPLGGGIFTGMVHTLRSPYLVGLALFILLYSVTSTFLYFQQASIAESSLPDRATRTAFFANIDLIVNAITLVFQLFITGRMIATVGIVATLCVLPLVSLFGFAALAASPSVAVIVAAQVARRVANFALARPAREILFTSSTREDRYKAKNFIDTVVYRGGDQIASWGYASLMGLGLTLAQIPMISVPLSAIWLGLSVWLGRTHLKQEQRDATVSPSLIEDRT; encoded by the coding sequence GTGCAGTCTCCCTTATCGCTGTTGCAGCGCCAGGCCAAGGTGCGCCCCGAAGAAGCTCCCGCAGTCCTGTGGTCGATGCTCTACGTCATCGCGCTGTTTCTGGCGTATTACTTGTTGCGACCTATTCGCGACGAGCTCGGTGTGGCGGGCGGAGTCCAGAACTTGCCCTGGCTATTCACTGGTACGTTGTTGGCGATGCTGGTAGCCAGCCCGTTGTTCGCGCTGGCCGTGCGCAAACTGCCACGCAAGCAGTTCATCGTCGTGTCCTATCGCTTCTTCGCTGCCAACCTGATGTTGTTTGCACTGCTGCTGCATCTCGCCGATCCACAGTGGCAGATCTGGCTGGGACGTGCCTTTTTCATCTGGGTCTCGGTGTTTAACCTGTTCGTCGTCTCGGTGTTCTGGTCGTTCATGGTGGATATCTTCGACAGCGAGCAGGGCAAACGGCTGTTCGGGCTACTCGCGGCAGGAGCAACGATTGGCGGCCTCTTGGGCTCGGCTATCACTTCCAGCCTGATCCAACAGTTGGACCGCTCCTGGCTGATGGTGATTGCCATCCTGTTTCTGGAAGTGGCGGTGCTTGCATCACGCCGTTTATCTCGCCTTGCTCCGATGTTCAGCCACACCACGCACAAGGAAAACCCGGACCAGCCCTTGGGTGGCGGCATCTTTACCGGCATGGTCCACACGCTGCGTTCGCCCTACTTGGTCGGGTTGGCACTATTCATTCTGCTGTACTCGGTCACGTCGACTTTCTTGTATTTTCAGCAGGCCAGCATCGCCGAGTCCTCGCTCCCTGATCGTGCGACCCGCACGGCGTTCTTTGCCAATATCGACCTGATCGTCAATGCGATCACACTGGTATTCCAGCTGTTCATCACCGGCAGGATGATCGCCACCGTGGGCATCGTGGCAACGCTGTGTGTCCTGCCGCTGGTCAGCCTGTTCGGCTTCGCTGCCTTGGCCGCCAGCCCTAGCGTCGCGGTCATCGTGGCCGCGCAGGTCGCCCGCCGGGTAGCGAACTTCGCACTGGCCAGACCCGCCAGGGAAATCCTGTTTACCTCCAGCACACGTGAAGATCGCTACAAAGCCAAGAACTTCATCGACACGGTCGTTTATCGTGGCGGTGACCAAATCGCCAGTTGGGGATACGCAAGCCTGATGGGCCTTGGCCTGACCCTGGCGCAGATTCCCATGATCTCGGTCCCCCTCTCAGCTATCTGGCTGGGCTTGAGTGTCTGGTTGGGACGAACCCACCTGAAGCAGGAACAGCGAGATGCTACGGTCTCACCATCATTGATTGAGGACAGGACATGA